The Daucus carota subsp. sativus chromosome 9, DH1 v3.0, whole genome shotgun sequence genome window below encodes:
- the LOC108201376 gene encoding serine/threonine-protein phosphatase 7 long form homolog: MSGATKSLKAIIRDQAPRDPSLLHLQATHRSRSVWRTGAAPLQYFRRRDANQSDLNIDVRLIPILQAVDFYGVARVSTLQLDWSLLGALVERWRPETHSFHLPMGECTITLQDVGVLLGLPIDGEPVMCPVGPPPGQRWETIIGEIFGQIPPPEAFNNSRLRLTWVENLTPARLHDDAGVEEIRLHAKCYLLQLFGGSLFTDHYGGLIHSSWVHFVRDLEALGGYAWGLAVLARLYRELCNGCKASIKEVAGCLLLLQLWAWERLPTLAPVRTTIPLEDVAFWEHQLPGPHGARWLVGHSFVESVGHWMRLLHMSLFGSLMLGFLIHCQTIV; the protein is encoded by the exons ATGAGTGGAGCAACTAAAAGTCTAAAA GCTATTATTAGAGACCAGGCACCTCGTGATCCTAGCCTTCTTCACCTACAGGCCACTCATAGGTCTCGTTCTGTCTGGAGAACTGGTGCTGCGCCCTTGCAGTATTTCAGGCGTCGTGACGCCAACCAATCTGATTTGAACATTGATGTTCGATTGATCCCCATTCTGCAGGCAGTCGATTTTTATGGGGTAGCTCGGGTATCCACTCTTCAGCTTGATTGGAGTTTGCTTGGTGCTCTGGTAGAGAGATGGCGACCAGAGACACATTCATTCCACCTGCCGATGGGAGAGTGTACTATTACACTGCAGGATGTTGGTGTCTTGCTCGGGTTACCCATTGACGGAGAGCCCGTGATGTGTCCTGTAGGCCCTCCACCTGGACAGAGATGGGAGACCATCATTGGTGAGATATTTGGACAGATTCCTCCACCCGAGGCTTTCAATAACTCGAGGCTACGACTCACATGGGTAGAGAATCTCACTCCAGCGAGATTACATGATGATGCAGGCGTTGAGGAGATCAGGCTTCACGCCAAGTGTTACTTGCTACAGTTGTTTGGGGGGTCACTGTTCACCGACCATTATGGTGGACTTATACACTCCTCGTGGGTTCATTTTGTTCGTGACCTGGAGGCGCTCGGAGGTTATGCATGGGGTCTAGCTGTTCTAGCTCGTCTATACAGGGAGCTTTGCAATGGTTGCAAAGCGAGTATTAAGGAGGTAGCTGGATGCCTTCTCTTACTGCAGCTATGGGCATGGGAGAGGTTGCCCACTCTTGCCCCTGTTCGGACCACTATTCCATTAGAGGATGTTGCTTTTTGGGAGCATCAGCTTCCAGGACCACATGGAGCCAG GTGGCTTGTTGGACATTCATTCGTTGAGAGTGTTGGGCATTGGATGCGCTTGCTCCACATGAGTTTATTTGGGAGCCTTATGCTGGGATTCTTGATACACTGCCAGACTATTGTTTAG